A single region of the Streptomyces sp. AM 4-1-1 genome encodes:
- a CDS encoding PH domain-containing protein, which produces MSAPAPRPEPPALPVTFRPTRTRAVLLSVGLAMFVVLTAISLVLEQLSAGERSTFILTALLFFGVLALLSRPRVVADDEGVTVVNITRTRRLAWAEILRVNLRAGDPWVFLDLSDGTSLPALGIQPGIAKAQAIADARALRALVESRGTGPDNG; this is translated from the coding sequence ATGTCCGCCCCCGCACCCAGGCCCGAACCCCCCGCCCTCCCCGTCACGTTCCGCCCGACCCGCACCAGGGCCGTCCTGCTGAGCGTGGGACTGGCGATGTTCGTCGTGCTCACCGCCATCTCCCTGGTCCTCGAACAGCTCAGCGCGGGGGAGCGGAGCACCTTCATCCTCACCGCGCTGCTCTTCTTCGGCGTCCTCGCCCTGCTCAGCAGGCCCAGGGTCGTGGCGGACGACGAGGGCGTCACCGTCGTCAACATCACCCGGACCCGGCGACTGGCCTGGGCGGAGATCCTCCGCGTCAACCTGCGCGCGGGTGATCCCTGGGTCTTCCTCGACCTCAGCGACGGCACCAGTCTGCCCGCCCTCGGCATCCAGCCCGGAATCGCGAAGGCACAGGCCATCGCCGACGCCCGCGCGCTCCGCGCCCTCGTCGAATCCCGCGGCACCGGCCCCGACAACGGCTGA